Within the Deinococcus cellulosilyticus NBRC 106333 = KACC 11606 genome, the region TCTCTGAAAACCTGCCCGATGTGCTGAAAATCCCCAGAGGTGCAACCATGGCAGGTCATAGCAAGTGGTCCCAGATCAAACGCAAAAAGGGTGCCAACGACAAAAAACGCAGTGCCATCATCAGCAAACACATTCGTGCCCTCACCAATGCCGTGCGCAGTGGCGGAAGTGGCGATCCTGCAGGCAACCTGGCACTGAAAAACGCCATTGCCGCAGCCAAAGCGGACACCGTTCCGGTGGACAACATTGAAAATGCCATCAAGCGGGCTGCAGGGGCCAGCGAAGGGGCCACCGAGTACAAAGAGATCGTGTACGAGGGGTACGGGCAGGGCGGAACTGCCATCCTGATTGAAACCCTGACCGACAACGTCAACCGCACGGTGGGCGAGGTGCGGTCCGTGTTCAACAAAAAAGGTGGCAACATGGGCAACAGTGGCTCTGTGGCCTGGCAGTTCGACAAAAAGGGCATCATTCAGCTGAGCAAGAACTCTCCTGAGGCCCAGGAAGCCGCCATCGAACTGGGTGCCGAAGACATCGAGGAAAACGAAGATGGAACCCTGACCGTCTACAC harbors:
- a CDS encoding YebC/PmpR family DNA-binding transcriptional regulator, translating into MAGHSKWSQIKRKKGANDKKRSAIISKHIRALTNAVRSGGSGDPAGNLALKNAIAAAKADTVPVDNIENAIKRAAGASEGATEYKEIVYEGYGQGGTAILIETLTDNVNRTVGEVRSVFNKKGGNMGNSGSVAWQFDKKGIIQLSKNSPEAQEAAIELGAEDIEENEDGTLTVYTARADLFTVSEGLSGAGFDVTEASLQNIPQNTVALSSEDAEKLMVLIEALEDLDDVQTVTSNADFSALEE